The Gloeomargarita lithophora Alchichica-D10 genomic sequence ATTGGTATAGTTGACCACGATTTTCTTTCTTTGCATCTTCGGATAACGCCAACAATTGACCCGTATGACTTTTATGGGATTGAAAACCTTTACGTTTACCCGCCACACTAAAATCTTGACAAGGAAAACCACCGGTTACGACATCAATTTTTTCGGGAAAACTGAAACGGCCTTGTTCAAAATTCTTGACCAAATTTACAATGCTATCTAAATGAAAGGTATTAGGGTCAATCCCCCGTTTAGAAAAGTAGCCTATCCAGGCATTTTTGGCCGCCTTTACAATATCATTAGCAAATACAATTTCAAAACTATTTCTACAGAGTAAAACTTGATCGTTTGCTAGTTCTGTATCAATCCACGCATTGTTTGAGGGATGGAGGAGAAATTTAGGTAAAGCGAATGCCCCATCAAAACCCAAATCCATGCCACCACAACCAGAAAACAGTGACAAAATCCGTTTAGACATTTAGTTTAATGTGTCGGTTCTATGTTATCTAATCAACTAATTAGCTAGTTGTCAATATATGTAATTATATCAATCCTATTTAAGTTTTGAACAGCGCTCGCAGGGGCACCGTCCCCGAACTTGGTTCTTCTGAATATCTGTATGCCTACGGCACGCAAGCTAACGCCAATTGGGTGGGATTGCTATAGCTCTTTAGCGTATATTGGTTGTAGCGTTCTTCAAGATTATGGCGCAGACCCAACGCAAGCCGGTTTACATTTTACCTCAGCACCATAATACTTTACATTGTATTGCTTACGAGCGGCGGTGTAATCTTTCCGATGTCCTAGACAGTGTTTTAGAAATGACTGATTGGGAGCAGATAACCCAGAAAGCCAGCACGAAGCCAGTATTGAGACTGAAGGAACGATCAGATGTTTATCAAGTAAGTCGTAAGCCACCTGAAGCGCCGTCTTGAGCTAATGTTATGATCTGGTCTGTATGCTGGTGTAGCTCAGTTGGTAGAGCAACTGACTTGTAATCAGTAGGTCGTCGGTTCAAATCCGTCCACCAGCTTTACACTTAAGGACACCTCTATTTATTTGCAATGATAGAGAACTATCTCACTAGAAGCCTGATTTTTAGGAGAACCAATAACGGGGGCGGTGCGACCTATTTTTAGAGGTGTCCGTAGGTTGGACTTGCTAAGTTCATATCCTAAAACCTGTCAAACAGGTTCTATAGACAATAATGAATACCCCGTCCTATGATGAATCTAGTATTTACGTTGTCTTAGTATTCATGCGTAGGTGGGCGTGGCTAACATCCGTTTTCCTAAGCGTGGGATGGGTTCTGCCCGTTCAGGCCACGGTGATCATGCGGGTCTTTTTGACCCAGACGGGGGGGATTTTGCCACTGGGGAGTTCGACCCCGGCGCAGGTGCTTGACCCCCAGGGGCGTTTGGTGACCAACATCCCGGCGATGGGGCGGGTACAGGGGCAAGTCAGCGGCGGGCAGGTCACCTTAGCAGGTCATAAAGCTCCCTTTCTTTGGGTGCAACCCAGCACCGGGGGCTACGTTTATGTGGGCAATGGCTGGTACCGGGGGCGGGTACTCCTGTTGGTACGCAACGGGTTGAGTGTGATTAATTATGTGGATTTGGAGGAATATTTGTACAGCGTGGTGGGGGCGGAAATGTACTCCCATTGGCCTGCATCAGCTTTGCAAGCCCAGGCGGTGGCGGCCCGCTCCTATGCAGTGACCAAGCGGATTCAGCCGGTGGATAAGTATTACGATTTGGGTACCACCGAACGCCATCAGGTCTATAAGGGGGTCGGTTCCGAACAGCCCACCACCCGTGCCGCCGTCAATGCCACCCGGGGGCAGGTTTTGACCTACAAAGGCGGCGTGGTTTTGACCCAGTATGCGGCCAACGATAGTATTGTGCGTAATGTATTTGGGGGGCGGGGGATGAGCCAGCAACGGGCTTATGAACTCGCCAAGCAGCAGTACAGTTACCTGCAAATTTTGAGCTATTTTTATCCCGGTACCCGCTTGGGACGGATTCATGGGTATTGAGGCGACCTTTTCGCTATGATCAAGGGTGATGTTATGGGGATAGAGGGTGATGGCCGCAGAAATTTTTAGTCAGGCAAGTGTGATTTTTGCCATGGTGTTGGTGGGGATTGTCACCGGGTTTGTGTTAATTAAACTCTCCGGGGAGTCCTCGGCGGGACGGCTGTTCAAAATTACCAGTAAAGAAGAATAATGGTGGCAATGGGGAAGGGGCTAAAACCGTCCTTTCCCCTAGTTTTTTGGGAAGTTGTGCGACTGTAAATTACGTCCCTTGCGTTCGCTCTACTCCTTACCCAATCATCAATTTAGCGATTAACCAATCCTGTTTATTTTACCTCTAATTCCTGTTCCCATGAGTAACCCACCTCAAGATGAAATCACCGCCTATTTTCGAGCCGAAGTGCCGGGGCTGTTGGCGGCAATAGAAACGGGTTTATTGGGATTGCGGCAGGATCACTCGGTACCTGCCTACTACCGGTTGTTGCGGGCGGCGCATTCGCTGAAAGGGGGAGCGGCCAGTGTTTCTATGTATAGCATTCAAACCTTGGCGCAATGTTTGGAAGATGTGTTTCAAACCCTATTAGCCCAGTCGGATACGGATGTAGAATTAATTGAAGATTTATTATTGCAGGGATTTGATTGTTTACGTTTACCCCTATCCCAATGGTTGAAAACCGGGCTATGTGACCCGGATTTTGGTTTGCGCCGCGCCAAGGTGATTTATGCCCAATTAACCGATCTATTGGGGCCGGTGCCAGTGACGATGCAGCCGGTCAGTGCTGATGACTTAGGGGTGGATGTCACCCAGACCATTTTTGAGCATGATATTGCTCCCAAAATAGCGGAAATTGAAGTGTTGTTGTCTGCGTCATCACCCTCATCCTTAGCTGGAGAACTGCGGGCGCAATTTGATTTGCTGAGCGGTTTGGGGGAAATGCTACATTTGCGGGGATTGAGTCAAATTAGTCGGGTGGTGATCCAGGCATTGATTGACCATCCTGAACAGGCCGTTGTGATTGGGGAATTGGCTCTGCGGGATTTGCAAGCGGTGCTGGGGGGTCGTCACCAAGGGGGGGAACCCAGTTTTGAATTGCTCACTTGGGCGCAAACGGCTCAGGGGACAGGGGAATTATTAGCTGAAATGGATGATAAGCCCCAAATACAATCGCCAATCCCGTCCGAAGCCCCATTATTTTGGGATGAAATTGGCGATGACACTATCCACCAAGTTACGGAAAATTTAACAGATTTATACCCAGCAGAATCACTAGAATCTACCTTATTTTGGGATGAAATTGTTGACCTTACCACTCCCCAAATCAATGCCCTAGAACCCGAACCTTCAACCGATTTATTCTGGGCAGAAATGGGTGAAATTCCTGCACAAGAACCATCCCCAATCCCAGATATTCCCACGGATTTGTTCGGGGTAGAAACGCCGGAATCTGATCTAACTGAACCCCTAGAACCCCCATCGTTTTGGGATGAGATTGACTACACGACTACGCCGCAATTAAATCATCCTGAACCGGAACCTTCAACCGATTCATTTTGGGAAGAGATTAACGAAAATACACCATCCCCATCCGGTTGGGAAGATATAGGTTTCGAGCCAAATCAGGAATTAAATACTCCAGAACCAGACAATGCTACGGATTCATTCT encodes the following:
- a CDS encoding SpoIID/LytB domain-containing protein, with the protein product MNTPSYDESSIYVVLVFMRRWAWLTSVFLSVGWVLPVQATVIMRVFLTQTGGILPLGSSTPAQVLDPQGRLVTNIPAMGRVQGQVSGGQVTLAGHKAPFLWVQPSTGGYVYVGNGWYRGRVLLLVRNGLSVINYVDLEEYLYSVVGAEMYSHWPASALQAQAVAARSYAVTKRIQPVDKYYDLGTTERHQVYKGVGSEQPTTRAAVNATRGQVLTYKGGVVLTQYAANDSIVRNVFGGRGMSQQRAYELAKQQYSYLQILSYFYPGTRLGRIHGY
- the petM gene encoding cytochrome b6-f complex subunit PetM; the protein is MAAEIFSQASVIFAMVLVGIVTGFVLIKLSGESSAGRLFKITSKEE